The genomic region CCTGCGGGCGGAACGGTTTCTGAGAAACGATCTCGGACTTCGTCTTCGCGGGACCAGACTTCTGGCCGCCTTTTCCGGAGGCCCGGATTCCCTGGCCCTGACGGCCTGCCTGCGCATCATTTCCCCCAGAATCGGCTTCGAGCTTGTTTCCGCACACCTCGATCACGGCCTCCGGCCCCAATCCCGAGACGAGGCGGCGGCGGCCTCGGCCCTGGCCACCGAACTTGGAATTCCCTGTCTGGTCGGTCGGACCTCGGTGCCAATCTGGTGCCGTAGCCGAAAGATGGGCGTCGAGGAGGGGGCCAGAGATCTGCGCTACCGGTTTCTGTCCGGGGTTCTTCGACGATCCGGTGCCCAGTGGATCGCCACCGGCCATAGCCTGAACGACCTGGCCGAGGACGTAATCATGCGCTTGATTCGGGGCACGGGGTGGCCGGGTCTCGGGGGGATGCCGGCCCTGGATCCGGAGCGCAAGCTGGTCCGGCCCATGCTGTTCGTTTCCAGGGCCGAGATCCGGATGTTTCTCGACGACCTTGGCCTGACCGCCATTGAGGATCCATCCAACGACGATCCCGGATTTCTCCGCAACAGGATCAGGGATCGGATTCTGCCCGCCTTCCTGGAGGAAAATCCGAATTTTTTGGAGGCCGTGGTTCGGCTCTCGTCTTCGTCCCGGGACGATGAATCGTTCTTCCGAATCCTGGCCGAATCCCGGATACGTTGGCGTGCCGAATCGGCCCTGGTCGAGGACGGGTGCCGGATTCTTCCCAGGTCTGTGCGGTTGCGAACCCTCAAGCTGGCCCTGGAGCGGTTCGGCGGTCCTCGGTTCCAAAATCTCATTCGGCTGGACGAGTTGTGGACCGGGCAAAAGACCGGAGCCGTGGTCCAGTTTC from Deltaproteobacteria bacterium harbors:
- the tilS gene encoding tRNA lysidine(34) synthetase TilS; the protein is MRHGFFGRGSQGPGYPGLKAPRFSVPNFLSLKSLPRSAARFCLRAERFLRNDLGLRLRGTRLLAAFSGGPDSLALTACLRIISPRIGFELVSAHLDHGLRPQSRDEAAAASALATELGIPCLVGRTSVPIWCRSRKMGVEEGARDLRYRFLSGVLRRSGAQWIATGHSLNDLAEDVIMRLIRGTGWPGLGGMPALDPERKLVRPMLFVSRAEIRMFLDDLGLTAIEDPSNDDPGFLRNRIRDRILPAFLEENPNFLEAVVRLSSSSRDDESFFRILAESRIRWRAESALVEDGCRILPRSVRLRTLKLALERFGGPRFQNLIRLDELWTGQKTGAVVQFPGPAYGRIKREGVEFGPGRGPGSHHSPVS